NNNNNNNNNNNNNNNNNNNNNNNNNNNNNNNNNNNNNNNNNNNNNNNNNNNNNNNNNNNNNNNNNNNNNNNNNNNNNNNNNNNNNNGACAGAATCAAAAAGGAGAAAACCATCCTTTTCATACTGGATGATATTTGGGAAGCCCTTGACTTGAAGAAAGTAGGAATTCCCTCTTGGGAAGACCTTGACTTGAAGAAAGTAGGAATTCCCTCTGATGGTAAACATAATGGCTGCAAATTATTGATGGCTTCTAGAACCTTAGATTTGCTACGACAGATAGGAGTCAAAGAACATTTTAGACTAGAAGTTTTAAATGAAGAAGAATCGTGGAGCTTGTTCCAATCTAAGgctaataatttagaaaaagaacCCGACAAGCATCAAATTGCATTCCAGTTGGCAAAAAAGTGTGCAGGATTGCCTATTCTCATAGTTACTATGGCGCGCTCATTGATAGATCAAAACATTCATGCGTGGAAAGATGCTTTGAGCCAATTAGAAAAGGTTGACAATGAAGAGTTGCAGGAGATAACTTATTCAGCTTTGGAGTTAAGTTACAAAAGGCTAAAAGGCAATGAAATGAAAGCTTTTTTCTTGCTCTGTGCAACAAATGGTAAAAATCCTTCTGTCAATGACCTATTCAAATATGGGATGGGTCTAGGTATATTCAACAACACAAATACAATGGAAGGTGCCAGAAATAGACTTCACAACATGATAAGTGTGTTAAAGGCATCTTGTTTGTTGTTGGAAGATGACACAAGCACAACAAGGGTCAAAATACATGATGTTGTTCGTGAAGTGGCTATCTCCATAGCTTATAGGGATTATCACATATTAGCCAAGTACGGAGATAAGTTGAGGGAATTTCCCAAAATGGATATTCTTAGCAACTGCTCCCAGATCATTCTAAGCAATGGTGCTTTTCGCCAGCTTCCTGAAAAGTTAGATGGTCATAATCTAAAATTTTTCCACTTGGCTAATTTTGATCTGTCTCTGGAAATCCCTAATTTCTTTTTTGCGAAAACGAAATTCCTTGAAGTTTTAGATTTAGCAGGCTTGAACTTGACTTCACTACccacttattttcttttcctaaCTAATCTTAAAACTTTGAGTTTGGATCATTGTGTTCTGGAAAATATTGACGCAGTAGGagctttaaaaaatttagaaatattgaGTCTCTTAAACTCATCGATGATAAAACTTTCAAGCGAAATAGGGAAATTGAGTCATTTAAGAATGCTTGATTTGAGTGATTCTGGGATTGAAATCATCCCAGCTGGCGTCATATCAAGCTTGATCAAATTGGAGGAATTATACATGGGCAATACCTCCATTAAGTGGAAGATTGAGAATTCAGACAATCAAGATGAAAATGCCAGCCTTGATGAACTTCGTCAGTTGTCAAACCTAACAAGTCTAGAGCTACAGATACAAGAGGCATGGATGTTGCCAAGAGACTTGATGTTTCATAAATTAGAAAGGTTCAAAATTGTTATTGGAGACGTCTGGGAATGGGCTGATATTGACGACGTCACATTGAAAACATTGAAGCTCAAGCTTGGGACCAATATCCACTTGGAGCATGGGATCAAAGGATTGATCAGAAGAGCAGAGAATTTGTATTTGGATGAAGTTGAAGGCATTTTGAATGTACTCTACCAATTGAATGGGGATGGATTTCCTCAACTGAAGCACCTCCACATCCAAAATAATGCCTTAATTTAGCATATCATTGATTTTACAGAGAGATCTCATATTCCAACCCCATTTCCAAACCTGGAAAAACTGGTGATTCAGAATCTCGTTAAAATGGAGAAAATTTGTCATGGGCCACTTGCAGTTGGTTTCTTCGCCAAGCTCCGAGCCATCaaagttgaaaaatataataaagtaaaatatcTTCTCTCTGTATCCATGCTTAAAGGGATGCCTCAGCTTTCAGAGTTGGAAATTTCTCAATGCAATCTTATGGAAAAGGTAGTATTTGAAGATGATGATGCAAGTGCAATGAATGATGAAACTGGCAAAACCATTCAGTTTCCATTGCTCCATTCTCTGACTCTACAACATTTGGATGCGCTTGAATGCTTCTATTCTCATCAGCCAACATCTTCTCCAATATCCCTTCTCAATAATCAAGTAAGTGTTTTAGCTTCTATACTTGTTTTtctttagtttatttatttatttaattttatggaGTATCGGTGGATCTGAATAATTCTGACtcaacataaataatatatgtaataaaaaattagtacaaTTAGTATCGGTGATTGCTATATTttataaactaataaatattaaatatataaaaactaataaatataCTTATATTAACTTTCTtaacatataaattattttgttaatattttttaattacatttcTATATAGTATATTAAGTTACAATAATGCTCCACATCCATGTAAAAAATGCATGGATACTATCCAATTCTTTTTTGCTATACGCGCCTCTTCTAATCTCTAAATCGTTTGTGATTCACGCGCTACATATAACGTAAACCTTCTATGATCTTTACTCAACATAAACCTTCTGCTGCAACCTAAACTTTCTTCTCTGCTTgcgttttctttctttctttcttcttcttcttcttctgctcgttttctttcttcttcttctttactcACGTTCTCGTTATGGATCTAGATTGACTTCAACGTAATAAACTTCGTCGTTCTTCTTCTtggttttcttcttcgatctggACTTCTGAATTGAAACAATAAATGAATTaacttcaaatcagttgaatgagagTGATTTGAATTATTCTTCCGAAACAAATCAATTTGATGAGgtttggattattcaattttgaatgGAATTCAATGGAATGCAATTGCTAATTTTATTtggattgaattgaatggacggATGTGttctaaat
This sequence is a window from Arachis duranensis cultivar V14167 chromosome 2, aradu.V14167.gnm2.J7QH, whole genome shotgun sequence. Protein-coding genes within it:
- the LOC110272348 gene encoding probable disease resistance protein At4g27220 — its product is MASRTLDLLRQIGVKEHFRLEVLNEEESWSLFQSKANNLEKEPDKHQIAFQLAKKCAGLPILIVTMARSLIDQNIHAWKDALSQLEKVDNEELQEITYSALELSYKRLKGNEMKAFFLLCATNGKNPSVNDLFKYGMGLGIFNNTNTMEGARNRLHNMISVLKASCLLLEDDTSTTRVKIHDVVREVAISIAYRDYHILAKYGDKLREFPKMDILSNCSQIILSNGAFRQLPEKLDGHNLKFFHLANFDLSLEIPNFFFAKTKFLEVLDLAGLNLTSLPTYFLFLTNLKTLSLDHCVLENIDAVGALKNLEILSLLNSSMIKLSSEIGKLSHLRMLDLSDSGIEIIPAGVISSLIKLEELYMGNTSIKWKIENSDNQDENASLDELRQLSNLTSLELQIQEAWMLPRDLMFHKLERFKIVIGDVWEWADIDDVTLKTLKLKLGTNIHLEHGIKGLIRRAENLYLDEVEGILNVLYQLNGDGFPQLKHLHIQNNALI